The genomic window CGCGACCATCAACACCCTCGGCGTCGGATAGTCACTCCCGCCCGCTCCCATCCGACTTCGTGCGCGCGAACTCGCGGAGTGCGTTGGCGCGCAACGGGTTCAGTGCGTTGTGGCATACCGCTCCAGGAAAACCGTGTGCGCACGGGACCTGCGGCCGGGATGCGGCGGGATGGTGTCGCTGTAGCCGACGGCCACCATGACCGCGATGGCGAGCTCGTCCCGATCACCGACGCCGATGGCCTGCTTGACCAGCTCGGGGTCCCAGCCGTTCATCGGGGCCGAGGCCAGGCCGAGGCTGGTGGCGGCGAGCATGACGTAGGTGGCCGCGATCATCGCGTTCTTGATGGCGTTCTCCCGGAGCAGGCCGCGCTCCCGTAGTGAATGGAATTCGCTGCGCGAATCGAACATCGCGGTGAACTCGTCATTCCACGCACCATTGCGCCGGGCCAGTGCGGCGATGTCGGCATTGCTGTCCTGCCAGGCCAGCGGATCGGCCACGAAGACCAGGACGACCGGAGCTTCCACCGGCTGTGGCTGGCCGAACGCGGCCTCCGACAGCGCTTGCCGTCCGGCTTCGCTGGTGACGACGACGATCGAGCGGTCCTGCATATTCCAGGCGCTCGGCGCCTGCACCGCCAGCTCCAGCAGTTCGTCGACCAACTCCGGTGCCACGGATTCGGGCCGGAAATGGCGGGTGGTGCGGCGGGCGCGGATCGCGGCGGGGACCGAAAGTGTCTGTGTTTCCATAATTCTTACTATCGGAGAGTGGCACCCCAATAGGAAGAAGGCACTTTTTGGTGCGTTACACTCGCAGAGGTGCGCACGCTCATCGAGGGCTCCGGCCTGCCCGCCGACATCTACTCGGCCAAATGTCCCACCCGTCAGGTGCTCGACCACATCGCGGGCAAGTGGACGGTGCTGATCGTCGACGCCCTGGCCGACGGGACCATGCGCTACACCGAGCTACGCAAACGCATCGATGGCATCTCGCAGAAGATGCTGACGCAGACCCTCCGTCAGCTGGAAACCGACGGATTCCTCACCCGCACAGTGCATCCCACCGTGCCGCCGCGGGTCGAGTACACCCTCACCGACCTCGGCCACAGTCTGCGCACACCCATTGCGGCCCTGCGGGATTGGATAGAATCCAACATAAATCTCATCGAGGAAGCGCGTCGCTCAGCGGCCCGTTGAAGGTCTCAGGCCGGTTCGGCGACCAGTGTGGGACGACCGGATCGGCTGCTGTACAAGGCGCGTGCCTCGGTCGGGGTGATCGTCTCGAGCTTGGCGGGCGGCTCCGCGTTGATGTGCTGCTTCAAGATCTGGCCTGCCAACGGCGCGATGAACGGGGCGGCGAGTAGCAGTCCGAACGAGTTGAATCTGGTGAACCCCCAGACCAGCACCTTCGCGGGCAGCCGGATCGCGAGATCAACGATGCCGGGGCGGTCGAACCGGCCGAGCTTGCGCATCCACTTCGGCAGCGTCGCGACCGAGGCCAGTGAAAGTAGCCTGCTGCCAACGGCATACGAGAGCCCGGCGCCGTTGCGCGGTGAGGTCCACAGCAGGTGGTGCATGCCTTCCTCGGCCCGCTCGGAGGTGCACAGGCGCGGCCGAACCTCGGCGAAGTACTCGCGCACCTCGGCACGTGAGCGCGGTACGTCCTCCGGCTTGCAGGTCTGCAGCTCGGCGGCGATCGCGCATTCGTGCCAGTATCGCGTCTCCTCCTCCGGCGTCAGCGGGCCCGGACCGAACACCTCGTATGCCTTGAGTACCGAATGCCAGCCGGTGATGTGGATCCACAGCTGGGTCTCGGGGCTGTTCGCGCTGTAGCGGTTTCCGCTGATCGGTTCGATGCCGGTCATCGGCGCGTGGATCCGCATGAGATGCTCGGCCGCCTGGATGGCGGTGCGCCCGTCGGCGATCGCGGCGATCAGGAAGTAGGCGAAGGTGTGGTCGAGGCGCTTGCGCGGGTCGCTGTAGATGCCGCGCGAGTCGGCTACGGCCGCGGTGAGGAACGGGTCGAAGTGCTCGAGCACCACCGCTCGCTGGAACCCGATGACCGCGGTGGGTGCGGTCCAGACCTTCCAACTCGGTGAATCGGGGCCGAAGAACCCGTAGTCGTCCCGGCGCAGGGTGGTCGGATCGAACTGCATCACGTGCTCCTTTGCGGTGATCGCCCCGGCATCGGGGATTAATACAACGCAACCGTAGCAATTGCAGACAGTGAATACAACGGGTGCGTAGCATTTGTGCGCGTAAGGATTCGCCGGTCCAGGCCGGATGCTGTCAGGATGGACCGCATGGAGGTGAGCCAGTGACGACATCGCGCACCGCGCCGGATCGGCCGCGACGGCGCTACGCGCCACGCCTACCTCCGGAACAGCGGCGGGCCCAACTGCTCGACGCCGCCTTCGCGGTGCTGAGCCGGATGGAACTGCACGAACTGAGCATGGAGGCGGTCGCCAAGGAGGCGGGCGTGGGTAAGCCGGTGCTCTACACCGTCTTCAAGACCCGCGCCGACCTGGTCGCCGCGCTGCTGGAACGGGAACGCGAGCGCGGTCTGGAACAGGTGGCCGCGACCCTGCCGACCGACCTGATGGGCGCCGACCCGGTCGTCGCGGCCTCGGCCACCGTCGAAGCGTTCGTCGGTGTGGCACTGGAGAATCCGACCCGCTGGCGACTGATCCTCGCCGGGCCGGGCAACGCCCCCGACGAATACCGTGAGGCATTGCGGAATTCCCGAGCGGGCATCTTCGACCAGGCCGAAGCGCTGGTCCGGATGGGTACCGCACTCGAACCCCGTTGGGCAGGAGTGGATTCCGCGCTGCTCACTAATTCGCTGCTGCAGGTCGCCGAGATGCTCGGCCGGTTGGCGGTCAGCGAACCGGACGAGTACCCCCGCGAACGCCTCCAGGGCTTCGTCCACGCCATCGTCGGCCTACTGGTCGGCACGCCTGCCCCGAAACCTCCTGCGGCGTAACGCAGTCCGACTGCAGCGCGCGAATCATCACCGTGCGCACGAAATCGCTAGCAACTACCAGCGCACCACGCAAATCGGTGCGCGGTAGATCCCCGCCCGGCGCGGATTCAGTTGGCGGGCTGACGGCTCTGCTGAGCCAGTCGCATCGTTTCGGTGAGCAGCTTCGATACCGCGGCGGCCTCGGTGAGGAATCCGTCGTGGCCGTCGCGGGAATGCACGATTTCCAGTCCGTCGCAGCCCGGCAGTCCGTCGGCGAGTTCCTGCTGCGTGCGCAGCGGGTACAGCCGGTCGGAGTCGACGCCGCCGACCACGCACGGCACCGGTGTCGCGGCGAGCGCGGCCCGCACTCCGCCGCGCCCTCGGCCGATGTCGTGCCGGTTCATCGCCTCGGTCAGCAGCACGTAGGTGGCCGGATCGAAACGGCTGCAAAGCTTTTCGGCCTGGTGGTCCAGGTAGCTCTGCACCGCGTACCGGCCGCCGCGCCACGGATCCTCCGCGCCCTGCGCGCTGTTCTCGAAGCGATGATCGAGCTCGTCCTCGGTGCGATAGGTCAGGTGCGCGATGCGCCGGGCGATGCCCATGCCGGTCATCGGGGCCCGGTCGGTGTCGTGGTAATCGCCGCCCTGCCAGTCCGGATCGGCCTTGATCGCCGCGATCTGGGTGGTCTGGGTGCCGATCTGGTCGGCGGTGGCGCGGGCGCCGACGGCGAGCACCAGCGCCGAGCCGACCCGGTCCGGCATGCCGACCATCCACTCCAGCACCCGCATGCCGCCCATCGACCCGCCGACCACGGCGGCCAGCCGCTCGATGCCGAGCAGGTCCATCAGCGCGGCCTCGGCGGCCACCTGATCGCGGATGGAGATCTCCGGAAACCGTGCACCCCAAGGCTTTCCGTCGGGCGCGAGGGTCGACGGCCCGGTGCTGCCCTTGCAGCCGCCGAGCACGTTCGTCGCGATCACACACCACTCGTCGGTGTCGAGCGGACAGCCGGGTCCGACCATGCCGTCCCACCACCCCGGCAGCGGATGGATGTCATCGGGGTGGCCGACCACGTGTGAGTCGCCGGTCAGCGCGTGCTCGACCAGCACCACATTGTCCAACGTGGGGGAGAGCTCTCCCCAGCGCTGCACGGCGAGGTGGACCTGCGGGATGACCGCGCCGCTCTCCAACTGCACGTCACCGATCGGGATGATGCCGAGCCGCCCGTCCGGGGGCGGCAGGGCCACCCCGGACGAACGGGCGTGACTCGGTTCGCTACTCACCTTCACGTCGCCGCCGCCGCGAAACCGGCACGCAGATCGGCGAGGATGTCATCGATTCCCTCGATGCCCACCGCAAGGCGGACCAGGCCCGGAGTGACGCCCGCGACGAGTTGCTCGTCCGGCGTCAGCTGCGAATGTGTGGTCGACGCGGGGTGAATCACGAGGGAGCGCACATCACCGATGTTAGCCACATGGCTGTGCAGGACTAATCCGTCCACGAACTTCTTGCCCGCGTCGACGCCGCCACGCAGCTCGAAGGCCACGATCGCGCCCGCGCCCTTCGGTGCGAGTCGCTGCCCGCGTTCGTACCACGGCGACGACGGCAGGCCCGCGTAGCTGACCGATTCCACGTCCGGGTGGGTGGTCAGGAATTCGGCCACCGCCTTGGCATTGGCGACGTGCCGCTCGACCCGCAGGCTCAGCGTCTCGATGCCCTGGCTGATCAGGAACGCGTTGAACGGCGACACCGCGGAGCCCAGGTCGCGCAGCAGTTGCACGCGCGCCTTGAGCGCGAAGGCGGGTGCGCCGAGGTCGGCGAACACCGCGCCGTGGTAGCTCGGGTCCGGGGTGGTGAAGCCGGGGAAGCGCGGCTGTCCCTGCGCATCGGTCACGGTCCAGTCGAAATTGCCGCCGTCGACGATCACCCCGGCCACCGCCGAGCCGTGCCCGCCGAGGTATTTGGTCGCCGAGTGCACGACGATGTCGGCACCGTGCGCCAGCGGCTGGATCAGGTACGGGGTCGCGACGGTGTTGTCCACGATCAGCGGCAGCCCGGCCTCGTGCGCGACGGCGGCGATGCCGGGGATGTCGAAGATGGCGCTGCTCGGGTTGGCGATGGTCTCGCCGTAGAACGCCTTGGTGTTCGGCCGGATCGCGGCGCGCCACTGTTCCAGGTCGTCGGGGTCGTCGACAAAGGACACCTCGATGCCGAGCTTGGGCAACGAGTAGTGGAAGAGGTTGTAGGTGCCGCCGTAGAGGTGCGGGCTGGACACGATGTGATCGCCGGCCGCGGCCAGGTTCAGGATCGCGAAGGTCTCCGCGGCCTGGCCCGAGGCCAGCAGCAGCGCGGCGACACCGCCTTCGAGCGCGGCGACCCGCTGCTCCACCACGTCCTGGGTGGGATTCGTGATCCGGGTGTAGATATTGCCCGGCTCGGCGAGCCCGAACAGCGCCGCGGCGTGCTCGGTGTCGCGGAAGGCGTACGAGGTGGTCTGGTAGATGGGCAGGGCCCTGGCACCGGTGCTGCTGTCGGGTGCCTGTCCCGCGTGGACCTGCTTGGTCTCGAAAGACCACTGGGCCGGATCGGCCGCGAGGATGGGGTCGGCCGCGGGCAGAGTGGAGTCACTCATGTGGTTTTGCTCCAAAGAAAAGGTTGTTCGCCAGAACTAACGGGTCATCGGGATGTGGGCGAAGGACAACAACACATTTCGGGAACCTCCTGGAAAGCGCGCTTGCTCTCGACCTTCGAGAGCCCGGTCATCACCCGGAGCACCCCACCGCTGCTGGAGGGTTGCCGACCAGCGAGCCGGGGCTTGGCGCTGGCACTCATGACCTGACGGGCATCATAACCGGCGGTCGGTCGCCTGCCGAAATCTCATCCGTTTTCGGTAGTCAGCCCCACGCAGCAGACGCGCATGAACTCGTCGAATGTCGAGACGAAGGTCTGGCGTCCGGCCGCGGCCGCCGCCGTGAGGTCGTCGTCGAACAGGGCGTCCGAGCGTTCCATGCCGAGATGTCCGACCAGCTGCCAGACGCCGAGGATCAAGCGCACCGGCAGGGCGTCCGGCTCGGTGCCGAGCCGTTCGGCGAGCACTTCGGCGATCGCAGTGTTCTGCCGGTCGGCGTGCTCGAGACTGCGCGCGCTGACCGCCTGGCTACTGCGCAGGATCCGCTGCATCTGCTGGAACTGCTGGAAGGACACGGGTGCCTCGGTCGGGGCGAGCGCGGCCTTGTCGATGACCCGCAGGAACGCTTCGCGTAGCGATGCCAGCTCGTTGCCGGTGATCGGCAGGCCGCGCAGTGCCTCGGCAACGGCGATGCTGAAGTCCCGGATCGGACCGAGGACGATGTCTTCCTTGCTGTCGAAGTACCGGTTGATGGTGCGGGGCGAGACGTCGGCGGCGTTGGCGATCTGTTCGACCGTCGTCGCGTCGAATCCCTGTGTGTCACAGAGGTTCAGGCCGACCTCGATGATCCGCAGTCTGGTCTGCTGCTTCTTGCGTTCACGCAGGCCGGGGGGTGGTCCCGCAGGTGTCGATGCGCTCGCAGGGTTCTCCGCTGCGGCACTCGCGCCCGTAGGCGTCGGTGACTCGAGCATGGCCATCACCCTAGCGCAACCCCACGTTTACTGTCGCCAAGCGCCAAATGTCGTAGAGCGACATTTTGCGCTTGACGACAAATGTCGCGAGATGTCAGGATGGCGACTTGTGTCGGATGAAGAGGAGAAAAAGGTGACCGAGACTGCGAAAGCGGCAGACGCTCCTGGAAAACAGGGCGGTTCGGCCCGCTGGTTCGCCCTGGCGGTGATCGCGTTGGCCCAGCTCATGGTGGTTCTCGACGCCACCATCGTGACCATCTCGCTGCCGTTCGCGCAGCATGACCTCGGGATCAGCGAGGGCAACAAGCAGTGGATGCTGACGGCGTACACACTGATCTTCGGCGGCCTCCTGCTGCTCGGCGGCCGACTGGCCGACTACCTCGGGCGACGGCGGATCTTCGTCATCGGCCTGATCGGTTTCGCCGCCGCGTCGGCACTTGCCGGTCTCGCGCAGAACGGTGCGGAGATGTTCGCCGGGCGTGCGCTACAAGGCGCGTTCGCGGCGTTGCTCGCCCCAGCGGCGCTGTCGCTGCTGTCGGTGACCTTCACCGAACCCGGTGAACGGGCAACGGCATTCGGCGTGTTCGCTGGCATCTCCGCCGGTGGCGCCGCGCTGGGCCTGATCGCGGGCGGCGCGCTCACCGAGTACGCCTCGTGGCGCTGGTGCCTGCTGGTGAACACTCCGATCGCGCTGCTCGCTGTGCTCGGCGCGCTGGCGTGGGTAGTCAAGGACGTGCCTGCCCCGCGCACCGGCGGCTACGACGTGCCGGGCGCGGTCACCGTGACGCTCGGCCTGATCGCGATCGTGTACGGCTTCAGCCGGGCCGCCGACGACGGCTGGCTCGCGGGCAGCACCATCGGCCTGCTGGTTCTCGGCACCGCGCTGCTGATCGCGTTCGTCGCGATCGAACGGCGCTCGGCCAATCCGCTGCTACCCCTGCACATTCCCGGTGAGATCAACCGTGGCGGCGCATTCCTCGCCGCGCTGCTCGTGCCGATCGCCATGTTCGCGATGTTCCTGTTCCTCAGCTACTACTTCCAGATCACCCTCGGCTACTCCTCGCTGAAGGCGGGCTTCGCGTTCCTGCCGTTCCCGGCCGGTATCGCGATCTCCGCTGGCATCACCAGCGCGCTGCTGCCGAAGATCGGCCCGCGCCCGCTGATGGTGGCCGGTGCGGTACTGGGCGTACTCGGTCTGGTGTGGCTGGCCCAGCTGGACTACGGCGACGGCTTCGCGACCAGCGTGCTGCCCGCGCAGGTGCTGATCGCGCTCGGGATGGGTCCGCTGTTCGTCGGCATGCAGACCGTCGCGCTGCATCAGGTGGAGGAAGCGGATTCGGGCGTGGCCAGTGCGCTGCTCAACGCGGCGCAGCAGGTCGGCGGCGCGGTCGGCACGGCCCTGCTGACCACCATCTCGGTGCAGACGGCCAAGTCCTACGCGGAGAGCCATCCGACGATCGACAACCTGATCGCCCGCGCCTCGATCCACAGCTATGACGTGGCGTTCTATGTCGGCGCCGGGTTCTTCCTCGCCGCCGTGCCGGTGATCGCGCTGATGATCCGCGACCGGCCGGAGAACCTGATCGAGGGTTCCGAGGACGGGGCGCGCCCGGTGCACGTCGGGGTCTGAGTATCGAAGGGGCGACCTCCCGGTCCGCGTATCGCCAGGGTTGCGGTACGCGGACCGCGGTCGTTGTGGCGGCGACCTGCGAATTGCACAATGATCTACCAGTCAGTAAGTTCGTGGGGTTTCTCACTCGGGGGGCTGCCCGCACACCACGATCGTCGGCAGCAGTACGCTTGTCTTGTTTGACCACACGTCTCGCGGACAACGCGGGGCATATACGTTGTCTG from Nocardia iowensis includes these protein-coding regions:
- the metX gene encoding homoserine O-acetyltransferase MetX, which produces MALPPPDGRLGIIPIGDVQLESGAVIPQVHLAVQRWGELSPTLDNVVLVEHALTGDSHVVGHPDDIHPLPGWWDGMVGPGCPLDTDEWCVIATNVLGGCKGSTGPSTLAPDGKPWGARFPEISIRDQVAAEAALMDLLGIERLAAVVGGSMGGMRVLEWMVGMPDRVGSALVLAVGARATADQIGTQTTQIAAIKADPDWQGGDYHDTDRAPMTGMGIARRIAHLTYRTEDELDHRFENSAQGAEDPWRGGRYAVQSYLDHQAEKLCSRFDPATYVLLTEAMNRHDIGRGRGGVRAALAATPVPCVVGGVDSDRLYPLRTQQELADGLPGCDGLEIVHSRDGHDGFLTEAAAVSKLLTETMRLAQQSRQPAN
- a CDS encoding bifunctional o-acetylhomoserine/o-acetylserine sulfhydrylase, translated to MSDSTLPAADPILAADPAQWSFETKQVHAGQAPDSSTGARALPIYQTTSYAFRDTEHAAALFGLAEPGNIYTRITNPTQDVVEQRVAALEGGVAALLLASGQAAETFAILNLAAAGDHIVSSPHLYGGTYNLFHYSLPKLGIEVSFVDDPDDLEQWRAAIRPNTKAFYGETIANPSSAIFDIPGIAAVAHEAGLPLIVDNTVATPYLIQPLAHGADIVVHSATKYLGGHGSAVAGVIVDGGNFDWTVTDAQGQPRFPGFTTPDPSYHGAVFADLGAPAFALKARVQLLRDLGSAVSPFNAFLISQGIETLSLRVERHVANAKAVAEFLTTHPDVESVSYAGLPSSPWYERGQRLAPKGAGAIVAFELRGGVDAGKKFVDGLVLHSHVANIGDVRSLVIHPASTTHSQLTPDEQLVAGVTPGLVRLAVGIEGIDDILADLRAGFAAAAT
- a CDS encoding nitroreductase family protein; translation: METQTLSVPAAIRARRTTRHFRPESVAPELVDELLELAVQAPSAWNMQDRSIVVVTSEAGRQALSEAAFGQPQPVEAPVVLVFVADPLAWQDSNADIAALARRNGAWNDEFTAMFDSRSEFHSLRERGLLRENAIKNAMIAATYVMLAATSLGLASAPMNGWDPELVKQAIGVGDRDELAIAVMVAVGYSDTIPPHPGRRSRAHTVFLERYATTH
- a CDS encoding TetR/AcrR family transcriptional regulator, with amino-acid sequence MTTSRTAPDRPRRRYAPRLPPEQRRAQLLDAAFAVLSRMELHELSMEAVAKEAGVGKPVLYTVFKTRADLVAALLERERERGLEQVAATLPTDLMGADPVVAASATVEAFVGVALENPTRWRLILAGPGNAPDEYREALRNSRAGIFDQAEALVRMGTALEPRWAGVDSALLTNSLLQVAEMLGRLAVSEPDEYPRERLQGFVHAIVGLLVGTPAPKPPAA
- a CDS encoding winged helix-turn-helix transcriptional regulator, which translates into the protein MRTLIEGSGLPADIYSAKCPTRQVLDHIAGKWTVLIVDALADGTMRYTELRKRIDGISQKMLTQTLRQLETDGFLTRTVHPTVPPRVEYTLTDLGHSLRTPIAALRDWIESNINLIEEARRSAAR
- a CDS encoding oxygenase MpaB family protein encodes the protein MQFDPTTLRRDDYGFFGPDSPSWKVWTAPTAVIGFQRAVVLEHFDPFLTAAVADSRGIYSDPRKRLDHTFAYFLIAAIADGRTAIQAAEHLMRIHAPMTGIEPISGNRYSANSPETQLWIHITGWHSVLKAYEVFGPGPLTPEEETRYWHECAIAAELQTCKPEDVPRSRAEVREYFAEVRPRLCTSERAEEGMHHLLWTSPRNGAGLSYAVGSRLLSLASVATLPKWMRKLGRFDRPGIVDLAIRLPAKVLVWGFTRFNSFGLLLAAPFIAPLAGQILKQHINAEPPAKLETITPTEARALYSSRSGRPTLVAEPA
- a CDS encoding TetR family transcriptional regulator, translated to MLESPTPTGASAAAENPASASTPAGPPPGLRERKKQQTRLRIIEVGLNLCDTQGFDATTVEQIANAADVSPRTINRYFDSKEDIVLGPIRDFSIAVAEALRGLPITGNELASLREAFLRVIDKAALAPTEAPVSFQQFQQMQRILRSSQAVSARSLEHADRQNTAIAEVLAERLGTEPDALPVRLILGVWQLVGHLGMERSDALFDDDLTAAAAAGRQTFVSTFDEFMRVCCVGLTTENG
- a CDS encoding MFS transporter, producing MTETAKAADAPGKQGGSARWFALAVIALAQLMVVLDATIVTISLPFAQHDLGISEGNKQWMLTAYTLIFGGLLLLGGRLADYLGRRRIFVIGLIGFAAASALAGLAQNGAEMFAGRALQGAFAALLAPAALSLLSVTFTEPGERATAFGVFAGISAGGAALGLIAGGALTEYASWRWCLLVNTPIALLAVLGALAWVVKDVPAPRTGGYDVPGAVTVTLGLIAIVYGFSRAADDGWLAGSTIGLLVLGTALLIAFVAIERRSANPLLPLHIPGEINRGGAFLAALLVPIAMFAMFLFLSYYFQITLGYSSLKAGFAFLPFPAGIAISAGITSALLPKIGPRPLMVAGAVLGVLGLVWLAQLDYGDGFATSVLPAQVLIALGMGPLFVGMQTVALHQVEEADSGVASALLNAAQQVGGAVGTALLTTISVQTAKSYAESHPTIDNLIARASIHSYDVAFYVGAGFFLAAVPVIALMIRDRPENLIEGSEDGARPVHVGV